One window from the genome of Musa acuminata AAA Group cultivar baxijiao chromosome BXJ1-4, Cavendish_Baxijiao_AAA, whole genome shotgun sequence encodes:
- the LOC135672389 gene encoding ethylene-responsive transcription factor RAP2-9-like — MEGQCCSTSTSEDTRKSPPPAVGQRAAASGGGGSRERPYRGVRMRKWGRWVAEIREPNKRSRIWLGSYSTAVAAARAYDTAVYYLRGRSARLNFPDEILAEDVDGEGFGVSGVASMSAASIRKKATEVGARVDALQTGLTSRPSPHLRQQRGHHQHQLEQQQLPSRPAMNPDLNQEPSPEDSDKD, encoded by the coding sequence atggaAGGGCAGTGCTGCTCCACCTCCACCAGCGAGGATACGAGGAAGTCCCCGCCGCCAGCGGTTGGGCAGAGGGCTGCGGCAAGCGGCGGTGGTGGCAGCAGGGAGAGGCCCTACAGGGGAGTCAGGATGAGGAAGTGGGGGAGGTGGGTGGCGGAGATACGGGAGCCCAACAAGCGGTCCCGGATCTGGCTGGGGTCCTACTCGACCGCGGTGGCCGCTGCAAGAGCCTACGACACCGCCGTATATTACCTCCGGGGCCGCTCCGCCCGGCTCAACTTCCCGGACGAGATCCTAGCGGAAGACGTGGACGGAGAAGGCTTCGGCGTCAGCGGTGTGGCCTCCATGTCGGCCGCCTCGATCCGGAAGAAGGCCACCGAGGTGGGCGCGAGGGTGGACGCTCTCCAGACCGGTCTGACGTCGCGGCCGTCGCCGCATCTGCGACAACAGAGAGGACACCATCAACACCAGCTCGAACAACAGCAGTTGCCATCTCGGCCTGCCATGAATCCTGATCTCAATCAGGAGCCGAGCCCGGAGGACTCCGATAAAGATTGA
- the LOC135645133 gene encoding UDP-N-acetylglucosamine transporter UGNT1-like translates to MRLPVSDPSPPPPSSLRGSDDNAPLFKGSGMTRRGAFAAVSYMACAVLLVLFNKAALSSYNFPCANVITLFQMISSTCILYAMRRWRIISFTNGEPHKGSFVPLETIFHTLPLSIAYLLYMLATMESVRGVNVPMYTTLRRTTVMFTMIVEFLLTRQKYTHPVVGSVALIVLGAFVAGARDLSFDAYGYGMVFIANMTTAIYLATINRVGKSSGLNSFGLMWCNGIVCGPILLFWTYIRGDLELTMKFPYLHSLGFQVVMIFSCILAFFLNYCIFLNTTLNSALTQTMCGNLKDLFTVGLGWLLFGGLPFDVLNIIGQVLGFVGSGFYAYCKIKGK, encoded by the exons ATGCGGCTGCCGGTGTCCGAtccctcgccgccgccgccgtcgtcgcTGCGGGGCAGCGATGACAACGCGCCCCTCTTCAAGGGGTCCGGCATGACCAGGCGAGGCGCCTTCGCCGCCGTCTCCTACATGGCCTGCGCGG TGCTTCTGGTTTTATTCAACAAAGCAGCTCTATCTTCATACAATTTCCCCTGTGCTAATGTTATTACACTTTTCCAG ATGATTAGTTCAACTTGCATTCTTTATGCAATGAGGCGCTGGAGGATTATTTCTTTCACAAATGGTGAACCACATAAAGGAAGTTTTGTGCCACTTGAAACCATATTTCATACGCTTCCCCTTTCCATAGCATACTTGCTTTACATG TTGGCTACTATGGAGTCTGTACGTGGAGTAAATGTTCCAATGTATACCACCCTTAGGCGTACAACCGTCATGTTTACGATGATTGTAGAGTTTCTACTTACAAGGCAAAAATACACGCATCCTGTTGTTGGCAG TGTTGCATTGATTGTTCTTGGAGCTTTTGTTGCTGGAGCTCGAGACTTGTCATTTGATGCTTATGGCTATGGCATGGTGTTCATTGCTAACATGACAACTGCAATTTATTTGGCAACCATAAACCGTGTTG GAAAATCAAGTGGTCTCAACAGCTTTGGTCTCATGTGGTGTAATG GAATTGTTTGTGGACCAATTTTGTTATTCTGGACATATATTCGTGGCGATTTGGAGCTTACTATGAAGTTTCCCTATCTGCATTCTCTTGGATTTCAG GTTGTGATGATATTTTCCTGCATATTGGCATTTTTCTTGAACTACTGCATTTTTTTGAACACAACCTTGAACTCTGCACTGACACAGACAATGTGTGGCAATCTGAAG GATCTATTTACCGTTGGACTAGGCTGGTTGTTGTTCGGGGGACTTCCTTTCGACGTG TTGAATATTATCGGCCAAGTTCTTGGTTTCGTGGGCTCCGGTTTCTACGCATACTGCAAGATCAAGGGGAAGTAG
- the LOC135645136 gene encoding protein TPR3 produces the protein MSSLSRELVFLILQFLDEEKFKETVHKLEQESGFYFNMKYFEDEVHNGNWDNVERYLSGFTKVDDNRYSMKIFFEIRKQKYLEALDKHDRSKAVEILVKDLKVFASFNEELFKEITQLLTLENFRENEQLSKYGDTKSARTIMLVELKKLIEANPLFRDKLQFPNLKSSRLRTLINQSLNWQHQLCKNPRPNPDIKTLFVDHSCGQPNGALAPSPVNNSLLGSMPKAGGFPPLGAHGPFQPAPAPVPMPLAGWMSNPSAVTHPAVSGGAIGLNAPTNPVAILKHPRTPPTANPGIEYASADSDHVSKRTRPIGISDEVNLPVNILPVSYPQSHNQATYTLEDLPKTVARTLSQGSNPMSMDFHPVQQTILLVGTNVGDIALWDVGTRERLILKNFKVWELGSCSMSLQASLVKDPAVSVNRIIWSPDGSLFGVAYSRHIVQIYSYHGGDDIRQHLEIEAHVGGVNDIAFAHPSKQLSVITCGDDKTIKVWDATSGTKQYTFEGHEAPVYSVCPHHKENIQFIFSTALDGKIKAWLYDNLGSRVDYDAPGHWCTTMAYSADGSRLFSCGTSKEGETFIVEWNESEGAVKRTYQGFRKRSLGVVQFDTTRNRFLAAGDEFLIKFWDMDNTNILTTVDADGGLPASPRIRFNKEGTLLAISTHDNGIKILANTDGLRLLRTLENRSFDASRTVSETVTKPVINPLSAAASAATSSGIITPPMAIAGMNGDSRNLVDAKPRITDESMDKSKIWKLTEVNEPTQCRSLRLVDNLRTSKISRLIYTNSGIAILALASNAIHLLWKWPRNERNSSGKATASVAPQLWQPPSGILMTNEITDTNPEEAVHCFALSKNDSYVMSASGGKISLFNMMTFKTMTTFMAPPPAATFLAFHPQDNNIIAIGMEDSTIQIYNVRVDEVKSKLRGHSKRITGLAFSNVLNVLVSSGADAQLCVWGTDGWEKHRSRFLQIPPGRTPAAISDTRVQFHQDQIHFLAVHETQIALYETTKLECVKQWAPREGSAPISHATFSCDSQLIYASFLDATICVFNATNFRLRCRILPAAYLPASVSTTLYPLVIAAHPSEPNQFALGLTDGGVHVLEPLESEGKWGVNPPTDNGSASSISAPLPTGASNSDQPQR, from the exons ATGTCATCTCTCAGTAGAGAGCTTGTGTTTCTGATCCTGCAGTTTCTCGATGAGGAGAAGTTCAAAGAAACAGTTCACAA GCTTGAACAGGAGTCTGGCTTCTATTTTAATATGAAGTATTTTGAGGATGAGGTGCATAATGGGAATTGGGATAACGTGGAGCGTTACCTCTCTGGCTTCACCAAGGTTGATGACAACCGGTATTCGATGAAGATATTCTTTGAAATACGGAAGCAGAAGTATCTTGAAGCGTTGGACAA GCATGACCGATCAAAGGCAGTTGAAATCCTTGTGAAGGATTTGAAGGTCTTTGCCTCATTTAACGAGGAGCTATTTAAGGAAATCACACAACTTTTAACTTTGGAGAATTTCAG GGAAAATGAGCAACTTTCCAAATATGGGGACACAAAATCAGCACGGACAATAATGCTTGTTGAGCTTAAGAAGCTGATTGAAGCAAACCCCCTATTCAGAGATAAACTTCAGTTTCCAAACCTAAAAAGTTCTAGATTGCGCACCCTAATTAACCAGAG TTTGAACTGGCAGCACCAGCTATGCAAAAACCCTCGGCCAAATCCAGATATTAAAACACTTTTTGTTGATCATTCATGTGGGCAACCAAATGGTGCACTTGCTCCATCACCAGTGAACAATTCACTGCTTGGATCCATGCCCAAAGCAGGAGGATTTCCTCCATTGGGTGCTCATGGG CCTTTTCAACCTGCGCCAGCACCAGTTCCTATGCCCCTGGCTGGCTGGATGTCTAACCCTTCAGCTGTAACCCATCCAGCTGTTTCTGGTGGAGCTATTGGACTGAATGCACCTACAAATCCTG TTGCAATTTTGAAGCATCCAAGGACTCCTCCAACGGCGAACCCTGGTATAGAGTATGCATCTGCAGATTCTGACCATGTATCTAAAAGAACAAGACCCATTGGGATTTCTGATGAG GTAAATCTGCCCGTGAATATACTTCCAGTTTCCTATCCTCAGAGCCACAACCAGGCTACATACACCCTGGAGGACTTGCCAAAAACAGTTGCACGAACCCTGAGCCAAGGCTCGAATCCCATGAGCATGGATTTTCATCCAGTTCAGCAGACTATTCTTCTCG TTGGAACAAATGTGGGTGACATTGCATTATGGGATGTCGGCACTAGGGAGAGATTAATTCTTAAGAACTTCAAGGTTTGGGAACTTGGATCTTGCTCCATGTCCCTTCAG GCTTCTTTGGTTAAGGATCCTGCTGTATCAGTTAATCGCATAATATGGAGCCCAGATGGCTCCTTGTTTG GTGTTGCTTATTCAAGGCACATTGTCCAAATATATTCTTATCATGGTGGCGATGATATCAGGCAGCACCTGGAG ATTGAGGCTCATGTTGGTGGTGTTAATGATATTGCATTTGCTCATCCTAGTAAGCAGCTTTCTGTAATAACATGTGGTGATGACAAGACAATTAAG GTGTGGGACGCAACTAGTGGCACAAAGCAGTACACCTTTGAAGGGCATGAGGCACCTGTTTATTCTGTTTGCCCACATCACAAGGAAAACATCCAG TTCATCTTTTCAACAGCATTAGATGGGAAAATAAAGGCATGGTTGTATGACAATTTGGGATCCAGGGTGGATTATGATGCCCCAGGACACTGGTGTACTACAATGGCTTACAGTGCTGATGGTTCAAG ACTTTTTTCATGTGGGACCAGTAAAGAAGGGGAAACATTCATTGTGGAGTGGAATGAAAGTGAAGGAGCCGTGAAGAGAACATATCAAGGATTTCGAAAACGTTCTCTGGGTGTTGTGCAATTTGATACCACACGGAACCGGTTTTTGGCTGCTGGTGATGAGTTTCTGATAAAGTTCTGGGATATGGACAATACTAATATACTAACTACTGTTGATGCTGATGGTGGCCTACCG GCAAGTCCAAGGATACGGTTCAACAAGGAAGGAACACTATTGGCCATTTCTACGCATGATAATGGAATTAAAATTTTGGCAAATACTGATGGACTTCGTCTGTTGCGCACACTTGAAAATCGTTCTTTTGATGCCTCTAGGACTGTTTCAGAAACAGTGACAAAG CCTGTGATAAACCCATTgtctgctgctgcttctgctgcaACAAGTTCTGGAATAATTACTCCACCGATGGCAATTGCTGGAATG AATGGAGATAGCAGAAACTTGGTGGATGCAAAACCTAGAATTACTGATGAATCAATGGACAAATCAAAGATCTGGAAGCTCACTGAAGTCAATGAACCAACTCAATGTCGATCTTTAAGGCTCGTGGATAATCTTAGAACAAGCAAG ATTTCAAGATTGATTTACACCAATTCTGGAATTGCAATCTTGGCTTTAGCATCAAATGCCATTCACCTACTCTGGAAGTGGCCTCGTAATGAACGCAATTCGAGTGGAAAG GCAACAGCAAGTGTTGCCCCTCAACTGTGGCAACCACCAAGTGGCATATTGATGACTAATGAGATAACTGACACAAATCCTGAAGAAGCAGTCCACTGCTTTGCATTGTCAAAGAATGATTCTTATGTTATGTCAGCATCAGGAGGGAAAATATCTCTATTCAATATGATGACATTTAAG ACTATGACGACATTCATGGCGCCTCCACCTGCAGCAACTTTTCTCGCATTTCATCCACAAGACAATAATATAATTGCTATAGGAATGGAAGATTCCACAATTCAGATATATAATGTCCGAGTTGATGAG GTCAAGAGCAAACTTAGAGGCCACTCAAAGAGAATTACTGGTCTTGCTTTTTCAAATGTCTTAAATGTGCTGGTCTCATCTGGAGCTGATGCTCAG CTTTGTGTGTGGGGAACTGATGGGTGGGAGAAACACAGAAGCAGATTTCTGCAAATTCCTCCTGGGCGTACTCCAGCAGCCATCTCAGATACACGAGTTCAGTTCCATCAAGATCAGATACACTTCCTAGCTGTGCATGAGACCCAGATTGCTTTGTATGAAACTACTAAACTAGAATGTGTGAAACAG TGGGCTCCTCGTGAAGGTTCTGCACCCATTTCACATGCAACATTTTCTTGTGACAGTCAGTTGATATATGCTAGTTTCTTAGATGCCACCATATGTGTATTCAATGCCACAAACTTCAGGCTGCGATGTCGGATCCTTCCAGCTGCTTATCTCCCTGCCAGTGTCAG CACAACTTTGTACCCTCTTGTGATTGCTGCACATCCATCAGAACCAAACCAGTTTGCCTTGGGTCTGACAGATGGTGGTGTACATGTACTAGAGCCATTAGAATCTGAAGGAAAATGGGGTGTTAACCCACCTACGGACAATGGATCGGCAAGCAGCATCTCCGCACCGCTCCCTACTGGAGCCTCTAATTCAGATCAACCACAGAGGTGA